Part of the Nitrospirota bacterium genome, GAGCCTGACAGTATGAGAAAATGATCCAGAATCTCCGTAGACATCATAGATATCCAATATTGGCAACGGCCGTTGTTGAGGTAAGAAACGACAAAAATCCACAGCCCATTGAAACCATGGTTGCAAGCATTTCACAGTCGGGTATGGGAGTTTATTCCAATGCTCCTTTAGAAAAGGGTACCCCTGTCACGATTGAGATTACATTTATATCAGTAAAAGGAATTAAAGAGAACGATACCGTAGAGGGCAGGGTTGTATGGTTATCTAAACTGGGGAAGATTTACTTTGTAGGCATTGCATTTGATGAGGAACTGAACCCCGTCAAACAGGCCCGTTTATATGAACACTTTTTTAAGGTAATAAGCTGGGACTGACAGCTCCGCAGAAGCCCTGCCTCAACTCCTTTTGTTTTCCAGTAATGTTTGTACCGTCGGAAATTGTTCAATGTCAGTGTGGGGAAGGAACATTGCTGACATGAATTCGTCCATAAAGCCCCCCTTTGCAGATAGTTCTATGTAGGTCATCCTTGAGGCCACGTCTTCAGCCTCCCTGCGCATATCCTTTGAGAGAAGGCACAGATAGGCCCCTGCAACCGAGGTGTTTCCCATAAAGTAGAACCGCTCCTTCGGGAGGTCGGGCAACATACCTATCAATATTGCCCTTTCAACATTGAGATAGTTGCCAAAGCCACCGGCTATATAGACTCTTTCGATCATGTCAAGGGTGAAGCCGACCTCTTTGAGCAGAAGAGAGACGCCTGCATAGATGGCAGCCTTTGCCCTCATGATGTTTTCTATATCTACCTCTGTAAGTACAATGTCACCTTTGGCATTATGGTGTATCACAAATTCTATGCCGTCCTCGCCCTCCCTAATCCTTGAAGACGCAGTCTCCCTGACAAATTTGCCCCGCTGATCAAGTATTCCTGTCAGAAACATTTCGGAGACGGCGTCTATCATTCCGGAGCCGCATATACCGATTGGTTTTGAGTCACCTATCACCTTTATTTCTGTCTCGAATGTGTCAGGGTCAATCCTTATTGACTCGATAGCTCCGTCAGTGCCCCGCATACCATGTTTTATTCCGCTGCCTTCAAAGCATGGCCCGGCCGAGCAGGCAACCGTCATCATCCATTCGTTATTGCCTACCACTATCTCGCCGTTTGTGCCGATATCCATAAAGAGTGATATCTCGGGGTTCCTGTGCATCCTTGTGGCAATCACGCCTGAAACAATGTCACCACCTACATAACTTGCCACACATGGCACAGTATATACGGGAGTGTTCCTGCCTGTCCTGATGCCTGCCTCGGAAGCCTTCCAAACAGGAAAATAATTTACTGCAGGTATGTAAGGCGCTTCCCTTATGTAGGCAGGATTGAATCCCCAGAAGAGGTGGGTCATGGTTGTGTTGCCGGAGATGACAACAGATTCAATATGTCGTGGTTCTATTTCATGCCTTGCTGTAAGTGGGGAGATAAGGTCATTGATGTCCGCAACAACGGCCTTCCTGAGATCATTAAGCCCACCCCCTTCAGTGGCGTGGACTATCCTTGTAATGACATCGTCTCCATAGCGCATCTGGGAGTTGTATGTTGATGCCACATCCACGACGCCTCCATCCGCCATGTCGATGAGGTAGAGGACAACAGTGGTTGTTCCGATATCAACTGAAATTCCATAGCGTGTGTCCTTGACTTCTTCTGGTTCAAGGAACAACGCCTCTGTTGAGTCATCCTGATAGCAGAGGGTTACATTCCAGTTGAATTTCCTCAGGTCATCAGCCATCCGTGAGACGAAATCCTTTGAATAGCGAAGCTCGATACCCCTGGTATTCAGTTCACGCCTTAGTCTCTCAAGGTCACTTATATTGTCATCAATTGTTGGTGGAGGCACTCTGAGAGGTATCCTTGTTATGAGGGGTGATATTGTGGCCTTATAGGTTTTTAAAAGTTCAATAAGGTCTTTTGACCTGGAGATGGCGATCTTGTCACCTACTGTCAGCCTTGATTCAATCGGTATATCTACAAGGAGGTCTCCCTCTGCAAAGGTCTGGCAGGCAAGCACTATGTCACTGTCCCTTTCTTCCTGTGAGAGTTTTCCATAGGACCTGCATTTGTAGTCTCCATCGACAATCCTGACCCTGCACTTGCCGCATGTGCCTTTGCCCCCGCAGGACGCAGTTATATATATTTCCTGTCGTTTAAAAGCATCATAAAGTGACTCGTTTTCGAGTACAATGATTTCCTTGTCGTCAGTAAAGGTGACCTTCATTATTAACCCCCTGAGAGAAAAAGTCTCTTATTTTATTTTGAAGAGGTGATAAAAATCAATTTTACCATTAATTTTCCATGTCTTGTCTTTTCGTTTTCAGGCAGTTTATCCTAAACAGAAGGCGTTTGATGAATATTGAGAGACTTATAGGGCAGATAAAGTTAAACGGTTGATTAAGTTGATAGTAGTCTTACGAAGCCGGTCAAAATTAAAAAATCGGGATATGGAGAGAAAAGTGAAATGAGGATAATCAGGGATGAAGAGGATCTCGAAGGTTTTCTGGTGCTTCTGAAAGAGCGTGCCGGAGGCGTAAGTGAGGAGATTGTAAATGCGGTTTCGGGGATTGTATCTGATGTCAGGGTGCGGGGAGACCGGGCTGTAAGGGAATATACCGGGAGATTCGACGGACTTGAAACAGAAAACCTCAGGATAGGCAACAGGGAGATAAAGGCGATCGCCGAGAAGGCAGACCCTGAGGGGGTTGAGGCTTTGAAAATGGCTGCCGGGAGGATCAGGGGCTTTCATCTCAGGCAGAAGGAGGAGTCCTGGTCGTATAGAGAGGGTGGGGCCATGCTGGGGCAGATTATCCGCCCCATTCAGCGTGTTGGTGTATACGTTCCCGGTGGCAAGGCATCCTATCCCTCAACAGTCCTGATGAATGTGATTCCGGCCCAGGTGGCCGGGGTAAGGGATCTGGCCCTCTGTGTCCCCACCCCACGTGGAGAGGTCAACCCTTATGTGATGGCTGCTGTAAGCCTTTTAGGGGTCAGGGAGGTCTACAGGGTTGGGGGTGCCCAGGCTATAGCTGCCATGGCCTGCGGGACGGAGACAATAAGGAAGGTGGATAAGATAGTGGGTCCCGGAAATGTCTATGTTGCCACTGCCAAGCGGATGGTCTTCGGTGAGGTGGATATTGATATGATTGCCGGACCAAGCGAGGTCCTTATTATTGCGGACAGGACAGCCCCTCCCGAGTTTGTGGCCTCAGACCTTCTGAGTCAGGCAGAACATGATGAGCTTGCCTCCTCAGTGCTTGTCACCTCCTCTGAAAGACTGGCTCTCAGGGTGAGTGAAGAGGTGAGGATACAGATTAAAACCCTTGGACGAAGAGAGATTGCCGAGGCCTCTCTGAAGAATTTTGGTGCAATAATTGTAACAGGTACGCTCAAAAGGGCAGTCCGGGTGGCCAATCTCATTGCCCCTGAGCATCTTGAGATTATGACGGAAAAACCCGAAAAACTCCTGCCTCAGGTTCAGAATGCAGGGGCGATATTCCTTGGGAAATGGACCCCTGAGGCCCTCGGTGATTATGCGGCAGGTCCAAACCATACCCTCCCGACAGGTGGAACAGCCAGGTTTTTCTCCCCCCTCGGGGTGTATGATTTCGTAAAGAGATCTAGCCTTTTGAGTTTCAGCAGACAGTCGTTTGAGAGGCTCTCTTCAGTGGTGGAGGCCCTGTCGGATCTGGAGGGCCTTGAGGCACACGGCAAGGCTGTAAAGATTAGAAAAGGGAAAAAGTGAAGAATCAAACCGGTAAAGAGGGAGAGGCTTTTGCCGTTAAATACCTCATAAAGAAGGGCTACAGGATCATGGCGTCCAATTACCAGACCCCTATCGGAGAGATAGATATAGTGGCCAGGGACGGAGATACCATTGTCTTTGTTGAAGTAAAGACCCGGCAGAGTCTCTTGTACGGATATCCCTCCGAGGCTGTTACATGGCGCAAGCGGGAGCGACTGAAGAGACTCGCACTATATTATCTGAAGGTTCACAAGATGCTTGGGGCAAGTGGCAGGTTCGATGTTATAGGGTTATACCTGAGGGACGGCACCTATCAGATTCAACATATTATTGATGCCTTTGAGGTATAAGCGGTTTTTTTTGGAGGGCAGGATGATCGGCAGTATCAAGAGAAAAAACTTGACGAATGAAAGCCGTCTTTCGTATAATTTGCCAAATATATATAATATAGAACTTGAAGATAGAAGTTTTTAACAGCATGGATGAGAGAAGGGCATCGCAAAAAACTATGCTGGTAGAGAAGCATTATAATAGCAAGAAAAAGAGAACCTTTGACTATAACAGGTATTGCCTGTAAGCTAATAATCAGGAGTTTATGAACTATAAGCATGCTATAAGTCTTTTTACCACTATTATAGTCGTCATTTTTCTTGTTCCGCTAATTTCCTCAGCAGAGAAATTTACTGATTGTAAGAAATGCCATAAGGACAAAGTTGCAAAGAAGATTATGCATCCTGCTGTTGAGATGGGATGTGTAACATGCCATGCCCAGGCTCACCAGAAAGGGGCAGAGTTTCCGAACTATCTGTTTGCTGAGGGGGCTGATGTCTGCTGGGCCTGTCACGATAAAGCCATATTTACAGAGAAGGTAGTCCATCCTCCAGTGGCAGCAGGTATGTGTACAACATGTCATGACCCACACAGCAGTGACAACAGGAAGCTCCTTGTCTTGAAACCTCCGGATCTCTGTTTTATGTGTCACGATAAAGCCATGTTTGCAAAAAAGGCAGTCCATCCTCCGGTGGCAGCAGG contains:
- a CDS encoding ASKHA domain-containing protein, translated to MKVTFTDDKEIIVLENESLYDAFKRQEIYITASCGGKGTCGKCRVRIVDGDYKCRSYGKLSQEERDSDIVLACQTFAEGDLLVDIPIESRLTVGDKIAISRSKDLIELLKTYKATISPLITRIPLRVPPPTIDDNISDLERLRRELNTRGIELRYSKDFVSRMADDLRKFNWNVTLCYQDDSTEALFLEPEEVKDTRYGISVDIGTTTVVLYLIDMADGGVVDVASTYNSQMRYGDDVITRIVHATEGGGLNDLRKAVVADINDLISPLTARHEIEPRHIESVVISGNTTMTHLFWGFNPAYIREAPYIPAVNYFPVWKASEAGIRTGRNTPVYTVPCVASYVGGDIVSGVIATRMHRNPEISLFMDIGTNGEIVVGNNEWMMTVACSAGPCFEGSGIKHGMRGTDGAIESIRIDPDTFETEIKVIGDSKPIGICGSGMIDAVSEMFLTGILDQRGKFVRETASSRIREGEDGIEFVIHHNAKGDIVLTEVDIENIMRAKAAIYAGVSLLLKEVGFTLDMIERVYIAGGFGNYLNVERAILIGMLPDLPKERFYFMGNTSVAGAYLCLLSKDMRREAEDVASRMTYIELSAKGGFMDEFMSAMFLPHTDIEQFPTVQTLLENKRS
- a CDS encoding PilZ domain-containing protein, with the translated sequence MIQNLRRHHRYPILATAVVEVRNDKNPQPIETMVASISQSGMGVYSNAPLEKGTPVTIEITFISVKGIKENDTVEGRVVWLSKLGKIYFVGIAFDEELNPVKQARLYEHFFKVISWD
- the hisD gene encoding histidinol dehydrogenase; protein product: MRIIRDEEDLEGFLVLLKERAGGVSEEIVNAVSGIVSDVRVRGDRAVREYTGRFDGLETENLRIGNREIKAIAEKADPEGVEALKMAAGRIRGFHLRQKEESWSYREGGAMLGQIIRPIQRVGVYVPGGKASYPSTVLMNVIPAQVAGVRDLALCVPTPRGEVNPYVMAAVSLLGVREVYRVGGAQAIAAMACGTETIRKVDKIVGPGNVYVATAKRMVFGEVDIDMIAGPSEVLIIADRTAPPEFVASDLLSQAEHDELASSVLVTSSERLALRVSEEVRIQIKTLGRREIAEASLKNFGAIIVTGTLKRAVRVANLIAPEHLEIMTEKPEKLLPQVQNAGAIFLGKWTPEALGDYAAGPNHTLPTGGTARFFSPLGVYDFVKRSSLLSFSRQSFERLSSVVEALSDLEGLEAHGKAVKIRKGKK
- a CDS encoding YraN family protein, with protein sequence MKNQTGKEGEAFAVKYLIKKGYRIMASNYQTPIGEIDIVARDGDTIVFVEVKTRQSLLYGYPSEAVTWRKRERLKRLALYYLKVHKMLGASGRFDVIGLYLRDGTYQIQHIIDAFEV